A window of Clostridium sp. 'White wine YQ' contains these coding sequences:
- a CDS encoding DUF3284 domain-containing protein: MSLHESEVILDYSVKDVFSIFAKTAKRDFPGFNEKDPIGTKVTKEVGAYSSKTGKMTVEITDYIKNEVYEIRSTTSSGSMSYISRYEFTALDENKTKLVLTESEGANGIFSTVNVFMTKYLFKKRIKRRFEYFVKSLENELQALMDRRNGTNRKPANTEVDAEEVVVDREENNEE, encoded by the coding sequence ATGAGCTTACATGAAAGTGAAGTAATATTAGATTATTCAGTAAAAGATGTATTCAGTATTTTTGCTAAAACTGCAAAAAGAGATTTCCCGGGATTTAATGAAAAAGATCCAATTGGAACAAAAGTAACTAAAGAAGTTGGAGCTTATTCCTCAAAAACTGGGAAAATGACTGTTGAGATAACAGATTATATAAAAAATGAAGTGTATGAAATTAGAAGTACCACTAGCTCTGGTTCAATGTCATACATATCAAGATACGAGTTTACAGCTTTAGATGAAAATAAAACTAAACTTGTATTAACAGAGAGTGAAGGTGCAAATGGTATTTTTTCAACAGTAAATGTATTTATGACGAAATATCTCTTTAAGAAAAGAATTAAGAGAAGGTTTGAATATTTCGTAAAATCACTTGAAAATGAATTACAAGCATTAATGGATAGAAGAAATGGTACTAATAGAAAGCCCGCAAATACAGAAGTTGATGCTGAGGAAGTAGTTGTTGATAGGGAAGAAAATAACGAAGAGTAA